The DNA sequence CGCCGCAGCCCCTTATCCGCGCTATACCGAGCACACGCCGACGACCGCCGACGAAGTGCTGCGCGCCGTCGAAGAGACGCTGCGCCGCGGCTACGCCGTCTCGCGCGAAGAGCGCACCTACGGCACCGCGGCGCTGGACGTGCCCGTTTTCGGCGCCGGCCGCGAGCTGCTCGGCGCGCTCGGCCTCGCCAGCACCACGGAACGCCTCACGCCGCAGTTGATCGAAAAAGCCGTGCCGGCGCTGCAGGAGGCAGCCGCCTACATCCAGTCGATGACCGCCGGCGCGGAAAAGTTCGCGCCCCGCATGCCGCGCCGGGACGAATAGCCCGCGGCGCGGACACTGCCTCGAAAAGATGCCGCAAAAACGGAAACGACCTCCAGATCCGAAAGGGAACGCAACATTTTCTCCGACAAAAAAGCGCCCCCGGCGCGGGCCGATAAAGAAAATTCATCGGCCCGCGCCGGGGGCGTCTTTTGATGTTCCACGTGGAACTGTTTCACGTCGTCGCTGAGTTTCCAAGGCATCATGAATTATGATGTTTAATTGATATCATTTTCCGCCTTCGGCTCCGCCGCGTCCCCGACGGTCAGGCGCAGGTTGAGGGCGGTCAGTTCGGCGCTGCGCGCTTCGATCGTCCGCGGCGAAAGGTTCGGCACGAGTCCGTCGAGGAACAGCGCGTTGTGTTTGATTCCGGCCAGATCGAGGATCAGCCGGGGAACGTTGTAAAAGCCGATCTCGCCGCGCGGGTCCCAGCCCGCGGCGCGGCGGTTCGTCAGCAGCGCCACCGTGCGCGGGCGTTTTTTCAGACGTCCGAGGATCGGCGTGTTGTTCTCGCTGCCCATCATCAGATGGTCGCCGAGGATCACGATCGCCGTCTCCCGGCCGCCCGGTTGCGCTGCGACGAAATCGACGAAGTCGCCGAGCAGATAATCCAGACAGGCCATGCAGTACTCGTGGCTCATGGGCGGCACCGCGGGCGACACCTTATCCTTCAGGCGCGCGTCGGGAAGTCCCTTCGTAAAGTGTGTGTCGACTGTCAGCAGCGTCAGGTTGAACGGGCGTCCGGCGGCCGCCAGGCGCGAATATTCGAGCTTGGCCTGCTCGAACAGGTCGGCGTCGTGAGCGCCCCAGACGGTTTTTTCGCAGCCCTTTTCGAAGTCGCGGAATCCCTTGACGCGGTAGCCCAGCATTTTCATGAGGCCGCCCGTGCCGCCGAAGCCGAGCTCGCAGCCCGCCAGAAACAGGCAGTCGTACCCCGCTCGCCGCATCACCTTCGTATACGACGTCAGCCGGCTGCTCCGGAGCCGGTCGAACAGCTCGTCGCCCGCGCCGCCGAAAAAGGCGGGAAACGACGTCTGCGTCGCGTACAACGCGCCGATGGTCCAGGTCGCGCCGCTGACACAGCGGTAATCGCTCCACGAACTCCAGCCGGCGTCGATAAGGCGGTGCAGGCGCGGCAGCGAGTCCGGAAAATCCTCCCGGTTCAAAAAATTGTTCTCCAGCGACTCGCAGTAAACGACCACGATATTCCTGCCCGCTTCGGCTGCGACGTCAGCCTCCGCAACCGGCTTTCGCCGCGCCCCCAGCGCCGCGAACAGCTCCGCCTCGGAACAGGACGAGGCCCGTGCGTAGTGCCGCCATGACTTCAGCATCTCCCAATAAACCGAGGTTACGGGCGAAAAAACGATTGTCAGCGCGCAGAGCGCCAGCAGGCCCAGACGCAGAAAGCGGCGCTTCGGCGTGAAAACGCGCCGCAGCCGCCCCGTCCAATTCAGCCAGACGGCGAGCAGAACCAGCGCCGTAATTGCGATAAAGACGGCGCTGCTCGCCGCCATGACGGACGGCGCCATGCGCAGCATGTCCCAGTCGAGCCGCATGAAGACAAAATAATCGAGATCCCGGTTCAGCACGGCGGCGCAGACCGCCTGAGCCACCGCCAGCGCGTAGCCGAGAAGGACCGCCAGCGAGCCGAGCTTCCGGTTTTTTATGAGGAAAAAACCGGAAGCGGCGAACGGAAGGAAAAACAGCACCGCGTCTCCAAGCCCGTTTTTCATGCCGACGACTCCCTTTCTGGACGCAAAATTGACGAAGCAAAACGCCGCGCGGCGGCTTGCGCTGTATTCTATCACTTCCATGCCGCCGCGGCAAAACGTCTCGCCTTGAACGCAAAAAATCCCCGACGCGCGGGCTTTCGCCCGTTCGGCGGGGATTTTTCATTCACTGCGCCGCTTGGCGCGGAACGGCGCTCCTTTTCTAGAACACGTTGCGGTACATGATCACGATCAGCACGACCGGCAGGCCGTAGGTGATCCAGGGTCTCCACCAGCCGCTGACGCGCCAGGCATGGCTTTCGTTCAGGCCCTTGTTCGCCTCTTCCATGTAGCCGTTGAACTTCAGCACGAAGGAGATGTAGAGCGAAACAAGCAGCGCGTCGACCGGCATCATCACGTTGCCCGACAGGTAATCGGCGAAGTCGAAGATGCTCTTGCCGAGGATCCGGCACGCGGACATCCAGCCGTGCCCTTCGCTGAGCGAATAGACGCAGGGCAGGCTGAGCGCGAACATGACGAAGACGACGATCCAGGTCATCTTGCTGCGCTTCACCTTGAAGAAATCGGCGAAGCAGGCCACGGGAGCCTCGAGATAGCCGAGCCCGGAGGTGTAGCCGGCGACGGCGACGAGAATGAAGAACAGCGAAGCCCAAAACGACCCCATGGGCATCTTGCCGAAGACGACGGGCATGATCTCCATGACCAGGCCGACGCCGCTGGCGTTGGGATCGGCGCCGTAGACGAGCAGAGCCGGGAAGATGACCACGCCGGCGATCAGCGCGAAAGAAGTATCCATGGTCACGACCATGGCGGCGTCCTTGGGCATGTTGTCGGCGTCGCTGCGATAGGAGCCGTACACGACGGCGGTGGCGATGCCGACGCCGATGGAGAAGAAGCTCTGTCCGAGGGCATACAGCCACACTTCGGGGTTGCCCAGCTGGCTGAAATCGGGGCTGAGGTACCATCTCATGCCGTCCATGGCGGTTTTGCCGACGCCTTCCACGGGGCTGAGCGTCAGCGAGCGGACGGCCAGCGTCACGATCATGACGCCGAGGATGGGCAGCAGCCACTTGCAAAGTTTCTCGACGCCTTCCTTGACGCCGCGGGAAATCGCCAGCCCGAGCGCGACGAAGACGACGACGGTGTAGGCGATCAGCTCGAAGGGGCTCTTCATGAAGTCGCTGAACATCATTTTGGTCTGCTCGAAGGTGGAACCGGCGAAGACGCCGCTCAAAGCCTTCACGGCGTAGCGGACCATCCAGCCGATGATGACCGTATAATAGGCCATCAGCACGATGCAGGCGATGGCTCCGACCCAGCCGATCAGCGACCAGAAAGGCTTCTTTTCCTTCAAGAAGCCGACGATGGGCGTCGCTCTCATGCGGCGGCCGATGCTCAGCTCGCCGAGGAACAGAGGCAGACCGACGAAAACGCAGATCAGCACGTAGGCGAGCACAAAAGCGCCGCCGCCGAACTTGCTGGTGAGGTAAGGAAAACGCCAGACGTTGCCGAGGCCGATGGAAAATCCGGCGGCCGAAAGGATAAAACCGATGCGACTGCCAAAACTGTCCCGTTTCTGTTCTTCCATAACGAATCATCCCTTCCATTTCAATACGTTGCGGCCGTGATTTTCACGGCACGCTCTTGCGGTTTCCGTCCAAGCCGCGGCACGCAGGGCCTCTGCGACGGGAACCGAATCACACGTGGAGTTTTGCCGCTTCGGCAAGAGCCGTTTTCAAATGCTCAAGGTCGATCCAGCGGTAATCGGCGTCGGCTCCCTTGGGATCGTCGAAGCCCTGCCGCGACAGAAGTTCGATCGCCCGGTCGAGAATGTCCCGGTCGTCGCCCTCCCACGAGGATTTTTCGGCGACGACGACGGAACGATAAGGGCTTCTGTTGAGGCGGTTGTTCGCCGACAGCGGATGCGTGACCAGATGCCATTTTTTCTCCACATATTCGGAAACTTTCAGCAGCACGTCCAGCGGACTTCCTTCGACCAGCACGGTCGCGTCGAGTTTCGCCGCTTCGACGTCCGGATTGTTGGTGACGATCATGGTCAGCCCTCCGAGAAAATGATTTCAAGAATCAGACGTTAAATTCGTCTTTGTTAACGTGGTTTTATGCCTGAGAGAATGGATCGTGAAAATTTTCATTTGCGCGGCGGCGCAAAAAGCCGGTGGAACCCGACGAGGTTCCGCCGGCTTTTTGGTGTCCCATCACAGGAAAGCGACAGGAGCCATTCTTCGAACGCTAGAACGCTTTGAAAATCGTCTGCTTGTCGATCGGCGTGACCATCGCCTCGAGCGCCTTTTCGAGCAGCTTGCGGCGGGCCTTTTTGTCCTCTGCGTCGCCAAGCTCGGGCTTGCCCACGGGGTGGGGGATGGCGACTCCGGGGACGATCCGGTTGGAACCAACAGTCATCATGATCGGCACGATCGTGGCGATCTGTACGACGGGAATGCCGGCCGCCTTCTCGATTTCACGCGACATCGATGCACCGCATCGAGTGCAGGAGCCTCAGGTGGAGGTGAGAATGGCGGCGTCGACGCCCGCGGCTTTCAGCTCCGGGCCGATCTCCTGGCCGAACTTCTCGGCCCAGGCCACGGCCGTGCCGGTGCCGGTGGTGCAGTACACGTACTTGTAGATTTTGCCGATCTTGCCCTCCTTCTCCAGCTCGCGCATCTCGTCGAGCGGTAGCACCACGTCGGGATCGGCGTTGGCCCACTGCGTGTCGTAGCCGCCGTGGATGGACTCGTAGTTCTCGGGGGTGAGGTCGTTCAGGCCGGTGATGTCGTAGCGGCCGTAGGACTCCGCGGAGGAGACGCGGATCTTGTCGGGATTGCCCTTGGGGACGATGCCGCCGGAGGTGATCAGGGCGATGGTGGCGTGCTTGAGGTCCTTGACGGGCGCGCAGGGTGCGATCTTTTTGAAGGTCGGCATCTCGTACTCGGTCTGGAACGGCTCGCCGGCCATCTTCTTGAGCAGCATTTCCAGGCCGCGCTGAGCGCCGTTTTTTTCGTGGAAGAAGACGCGGCGGAAGCCGCGGCTGATGTAGTTCTCCTCGGCGGCGGGGCCGAGAGTTTCCTTCTTGAGCAGCTTGAGCGCCAGCGAGGCCATGGATTTGGCCGCGTCCTTGATGCCGCGGGCGCTGTTGGCGGTCTTGACGATGAAGACTTTCTTGGCGAAGGATTCGGCGCCGGGATTTTCGGGATACATGCCGGTGACGACGGGAATGCCCAGCGCGTTCTGCACGGCGGCGCAGATGTCGCCGCAGGCCATGCCGTAGCGTCCGGCGAAGAACGCCGGCCCGGCGATCAGCAGGTCGGGCTTGTAGCTGCCGATCATCTCGAGCAGCGTCTTCTTGGCCTCTTCGTTGTGCTCGTTGAAGTAGTTGTCGCCGCAGATTACCGTGCCGACGATCTCGGCTTCCTTGCCCAGTTCGGCCTGAAGGGCGGCGCCGGGACCGACTTTGCCGTCGCGCTTTTCGGGCGGCACGTGGGCCATTTCCTCGCCGCCGATGCCGGCGTAGAACTGGTTGATGTAATGAACGATGCGGAACGTCATGACCGATCTCCTCCTTACACCCAGAGCGAGCCGGACTTGTTGAAGCCGGTCTCGCAGGTCGAGCCGATGATCGATTGCAGTTCGACGTACATGGAACCGTCGGGACGAAGGCTCTCGGCCGCGCCGCCGGAAACGTGGGCGATCGATTCGATGAAGCCGATCACCTTTTTCATGGCCGGCACCTCGAGCATCTCGTTGACGTTGCCGCAGGAGACGAAGGCCGTCATCTGCGGCGTGGCGTCGGCCAGCCCCTGCGAAGCGCCGTCGGTGCCGGAGGCTTCGTCGGCGATGACCACGGTGCTCATGCCCAGCGCTTCGCACTTGTTGACGTTCAAGCAGAGGTCGCTGTCGGGATTGCCGTAGCCCTCCTCGGTGATGATCACGCCCTTGGCGCCGAGCTCGTGGCAGAGGCGGGCGTTGAAGGACGAGGCGCGCTCCTTGCCGGCGAGGACGACCGATTCCTGCGTGGGAATCATGCCCAGGAAGTTGACGGTTTTGCCGTGCTGGGCGTACAGTTCGCTGACCACGGGATCGTGCAGATGGTGCCACGTCGTCGTCTTGTCGCAGGCGGACACGCAGTTGCCGGAGACCATGGCGCCGTCGAGCACTTCGTTGGGGTGCAGCAGCGTGGGCAGGCAGGTTTTGACGTCGGCGCCGTACACGTACGTGTCGTGCAGCAGTCCCTGCGTGATGCACATGCACAGATGGACGACGGGCGGCAGGTCGGGATATTTTTTCAGCTCTTCGGCCACCGTGCCCTTTTCGAAAACTTCGACAGCGTCGATCTTCGCATTCTTGCAGCAGTCGGCCAGCCAGACGGCGGCTTTCAGCCCGGCGACGCGGATCGCTTCCTCGTATTGATGCTTTTCCAGGTCTTTGACGGGCTGGGCGATCAGCACCACGTTGAACAGCTCCGCGAACGGGCTGAACTTTGCCGCGGGGCCGGACATGTCGATGAAGCCTTCCTGGAATCCCATGATCGGGCCGACGGTGACGACGGCCGCGCCGTCGAGCACGAAGGTCGCGCCTTCGCCCGCCGTGTCGTTGGGGCCGACTACGGACGGAAAGTAGCTTTCGCCGCCTTCGAGCTTGACGCGCGGTTCGACGACGTCCTTGACGGGGATGATGCGCACCGATTCGCCCGGGCGGGCCAGATCGGCGTCCCACTTTTCGATGCGGTCGTCGTCGGAAAGCGCGGCGATCAAACCTTCCTTGTCGACGTAGAGCACGCCGTTTTCCATGCGGGTCGGGCTGCCCCACTCGAGCCCGGTCACATGCGCCTTGCGAAGTTCCAGCCTCATAGAAGTATTCCTCCTTAGCTTGTTGAATATTATTTATGGTTCTTCGCCTTATTTAAAATGATAAAGAATGCTCCCGCAAAAAAAACCGTTGCAAGTTACCAGATTTCGTGAGTTAATACTCACGAAAATTCGTATCAATCATATGAGGTGATTCATAATGACGAAAAAATATGATTCTGATGAGCGTTCATTAGTTCAAAAATATGCACAAGAAATCGCTTCTTCCACGGCGGCGATCATCGGCCACAATATCATCATCACCGACGTGGACGGCAAGATTATCGGCGCCAGCCAGAGTGAGCGCATCGGCCAGCTGCACGAGGCCTCGCTCGAAGTAGCGCGCACCGGTGCGGCCTCCGAGACGACGCGGGAACAGGCGCGCCAATTCAGGGGCACGCTGCCCGGCGTCACCTTCCCGATCCAGAATCTGAACGGGCGCACCGTCGGCACCATGGCTCTCACCGGTTCGCCGGACGAAGTGCGCCCGTTCGGGCTGATCGTCAAAAAGCAGATCGAGATCCTGCTGCGCGAGCGCGAGCTTTACGTTTACTCCAGCAGCCGCGAGAGCATTCTGCAGGACCTCATCCACGATCTGGAGACTTTCGTCCCCGGCGTCGGCAACGAGACCATGCTTCAGTCGCGGGCCATCGAGCTTGGGTACGATCCGAGCCTGTTCTACATTCCCATCGTCGTCGACCTCTATCAGTTCGGCCGCTACGCGCTGGAGGTCCGGCGCGAATGTCGGGATGGGGACAGCGGGCAGGTGGAGATGCGCATCCTCAACATCAAGAAGGCCGTCCTCGCGGAAATGCGCGGCATCTTCTCCCACCCGCGCACCGTTTCCAGCGTCAGCGGCAACAACCGCTTCGTCACGCTTCATGCCGTCAAGGACGCCGACCACGCCGCCCCGCAGCACGAAAAGGCGGCCCTTGCGCAGGTCGTCGAACTCTCGCAGAATCTTTTGGACCGGCTCGAGGATTACGGGCTGAAAGCCGCCATCGGCATCGGCTCGCCGGCCCACAGCGTCGCGGCGCTGTCGCTCAGCTGCCAGGAAGCCCGCAAGGCCCTGATGCTGGGCAAAAAGTTCAAACAGCGTCCCGACGTGTACTGCATCGCCGACTTCCGCATGGAGGACGTGATCTCCACCATCGACGCGCCCGTGCGCATCCGCTTCATCAAGGGGCTGACCGGCAACCTGCGCGGCAAATCCGACTGGCCGGAATTGGAAAAGACGATCCGCGCCTGGTGCGAAAGCGGCTTCTCGCTGGTGGAGACGGCGCGGCGGCTCCACATCCACCGCAACACGCTGATCTACCGCCTCGAGAAGATCAGGCGCCTCACCGGCGAGGACATCCACAGTTTTCGTACCTGCTTCAACTTGTATTTCGCCCTGCTGCTCGGCCAATATTCCGGCCCCGCCGCCAAGGAGAGCGCCGCTCCGCCCGCCGAAGAATGAAAGCGAAACGCCCGCCGAACCGAAAAAAGCGGCCGGAGGCTGATGAGTCGAATGTCATCAGTCCCCGGCCGCTTTCAACGTTGGAAATCGGTCTCAGAAGCGGGCGAAGTTCAGTTCGTTGCCGTGCGCCGTGATCAGACGCGCCACGTCTTCGGTCTTCACGTAGACGGTGGCGGTGTTTTCGTTGGGGTGGATGCCCATCTTTTTGCCGCGGAAATCGTCGTCGAAATAAACCGTCACCAGGCGTCCTTCGTCGTTGAGAATGCCGAAGGGCGTGACCGAGCCCCTGGCGAGGCCGAGGATCCGGTTCAGCTCTTCCTCCGAGGCGAAACTGAGTCGGCGCGTGCCGAAGCGCGCCTTGAAGTCTTTCAGGTCGACGCGCTTTTCTTCCTTGACGGTGATCAGATAATAGCGCTGTTTTTTGTCGTCGTGGACGAAAAGATTCTTGGCGATCGCCTCGACGTGAGGCAGGCCAAGCGCCAGCATTTCGTCGATGGTATAGACGGGATCGTGCTCCACCTTTTCGTAAGCGATCCCTTCGGCGTCCAGCATCGCCATCACTTCCCGCTTGTTCACAGTCGTTCAGCTCCTTTGTCTCAAGATGTTTTGATCTTGCCGCGCCGCGTCTTTCCGCTGTCAAAAACGGCGCCGTCCGTCCAGCGAAAGGGCGCGGCGGGCCGGCGGAGGTCGCCGCCGTATGGCTGAGCGCTCCCTCGAGATCTGGACAAAATGGCGGCCATCGCTGCTTCTGCTCTCAACGGCGTTGCATGCGAGAACTCTTTGCGCTCACCGCGGCGCGAGACAGCCGCGGGAGAGCATGTGGGAAAGCAGCTGTGAGATGCTGCCGTAGCCTGTCTTGTTCAGAATCGACGACACGCAGCCTTTGATCGAACTGGGCGAGAGGGCGAGCGCGGCGCCGATCTCCTCGCGGCTGCGGGAGCTGCAGAGCATGCAGAGCAGCTTGACCTCGCGGCGCGTGAACATGCCGGCGAACGGGTCGGTCTGGCGGAGCATTTCTTCGCTGGGATAGATCTGGTAGCCGCCCGCCGTGCCGCGGGCGCAGGTGACCAGCCCTTCCTGCACGCAGTTGTAGAAGAGGAAAGAGTCGACGCCCCGCTCGCGCGCGTCGGCGATCAGCGACGAGTCGGACAGCCCCGTGAGGAACATGATCTTGACGGCGGGAGAGCCTTTTTTTACCGCGGCGGAGCTGCTGAGCGCGCTCCGCACGCCGTCGAGGGCGACGTCGAACAGAAGCAGATCGGGGCGCAGGCTTTCGCAGACGCCGGGCGCTTCTTCTTCATGTTCCAAAACGGCGGCGACCTCGAAATCTTTCTGTGCGGCGAGGCAGTCCGAGAGCAGGCGGCGGATCAAGTTCTGGCGGCTGACAACGACAATGTGAACCATCTGATTTCTGAACCTTTCTGCGAGTGGTTGAAGTCCTTTCAAAATGCTAACGTTTCTTTGGATCCCTTGTCAAGGACTTTCGGCTAATTTTCTTGGCGCAATTTTAGCCAAGAGGGGCATTGCGGCGCGCGGCAGCTGTGGATAGAATATGTGAAGACGCCGGGACATGCCCGGGCGATTGGCGGTACGAACCGCCATTTTTCAAGGAGGAAAAACGATGAAAAAGCTTCTTGCGTTTGTGTTTGTGCTGGCGATGGCCGCCATGGCCTGGGCCGCGCCGATGGATTGCGGCTACTTTACGGCCGACGTGCCCGAGGGCTGGACGTTCGAGATGGTCCAGCAGGACGACAACTCCGTCACCGGCGTGCTCAAGGCCGCCGACAATTCGCTGGCCTTCACCGTGTCGGCGCTCAAGGCGTCCGAGCAGCTGACGGTCAAGACGGCCGCCGAGCAGTTCGCCAAAGTCCACGGCGCGACCGATCTCGCCAGGATGGACGGCGAGGGGGAGAGCTACGAATACACCGCGACGGTCAACAACGCGCCCGTGTACGCGCAGGTTTTCGTCATCGACGACACCGCGATCGGCTACATCGCCATCGCCGGCGACCACGAGAGCGATCTCGCCACGAACGTCTTCAACTCCATCGAGTTCAAGAAGTAGGCGTTCGTTTTTTAACGAAAGCGGCCGCGGAGGCGCAAAAAATCATCGATATAAAAGGGAATCCCCAACGAGTTCATGCCGTTGGGGATTCTCTTTTTTTTTTCGTCTCCGCGGCGCGGCGGCATGCTCTCGATGCGGTCCCGTTCGCTACGAGCCTTTTCATGTCTTTTCGTCCGATTTGATGAGGAAATCATGAATCGGTATAATTAAAAGTATCACGCTTCACATAATATGCGGCGCGAAGCGTGCCTGTTATTTTGGGCAGTCCGTAAAAAAGCGGGAATCTTCATGTCCGGCCGCGGACTTCGAGATCTCCTTGATTTATCTTCCGATTCGGAAAGGGAACTGCGGGTCCAGAGTAAAAAAAACAGTTGCCGTTGGCGGGGGAGCGCATGAAAAGAAAAACAGCAAGAGAAATATTCGCGGAGTCTTTCCGGGAGCTGGCGGAAAATAAATCCGTCGATAAGATTACGGTTAGAGAAATCGCCGATAACTGCGGCTACTCGTCCGCAACCTTTTACCGGCAGTTCCGGGACAAGTATGATCTCATTGCATGGGACTATAGCAGAAGACTTGAAGCGATCATGCTGCAGATTGGCGTAAAAGAGTGTTCCTGGAGGCAGTCGCTTATCGATGCGGCGAACTACTTTCAGGAGCAGAAGCGCTATCTTGCCAATCTGTTTCTTCATACCAGCGGACTTGATTCGTTTATCTGCAACATGAGTGAGATTCATTTCAGCTGCCTGAAAGAAATCGTCCAGCGAGTATCACAGACGACGCGGCTTGATGCGAAAACGGAAATGTATATCCGCATTTATGTCCTTGGGACTGTTCATCTGACGTGTGAGTGGATTTTGGGAAACTACAGCGTCAGCCCAAAAGAGCTGGCGGAAGTTTACGAAAACTCGCTGCCGGAGCCGTTGCGCCAGTATCTCTGCTGAAAATGAGAGAAATTGCCGGTATTGTATCGTCATGAGAATTCGAGCCGGGATTCTCAATTGAAATTCTTCTTGGAGCGAATAGAATAATATACACGCGCAATACTACGGCGCGCAGTCATCAACCGATGTCATGTTCGCAGAGGGACAGAACGGTCGTCGCTGCGAGCAAGATAGATTGACGTTCAACAAAGAAAAGATAAACGGAGGTTTTTCCCATGGAACGGAACGAAAAAGTCATCGCCGGGCTTCAGGTGATCGTAACGGAGCTTTCTCAGCAGGCTGACGGACACGCGATCCAGTCCAGGATCTTTGCGAGCGAAGGTTTTACGAAGCTGGCTGATAAATATGCGGCGCATGCGGCAGAAGAGCGCGGCTATGTAGATAAGTGCATCGACCGCATTCTTGACCTCGGCGGAGAGGTGAAACTGGAAGCCAAAAAAGAAGCGCCTTTGTACAAAGATCCGGTGGAGTGGGTCAAGTACGACCTGCAGGTTTCCAGGACTGGACTGTCCTGGCTTGCCGCTCTTGTTGAAGAGGCCCGGACGGATTACACGACCTTCGATTTTCTGAAAAAATACTATCAGGACGAGGAAGAAGATATGTACTGGGGCGAAACTCAACTTGAGCTGATCGAGTGCATCGGCAGACAAAATTGGCTTGTTCAGCAGTTGTAGACGGCAAGCAGGAAACAAAGGCATCCGCAAGAGGCTGACGGCGCAGAAATGTGCGCACGTCAGCCTCTTTGAAAATCTGTAAAGGGAGGAGCCTTTGCGGAGCGGATATTATATAGATAAATGCCGCCGCCGGGATTGCAAAAAGTCTGCGCCGTGAAAGCCAGTAGCGGCTCGCGCGCTTTACGTCTGTGCGAAAGAAACGGCTCGCGAGTCCTAAGGGAAAAAGCGGCGGAAATCGCTTTTGCGGTGAGAAACTGCATTGCCTTTTCGGACGAAGAGCGGTCGAGACTGGACGGAATGCTGAGCGATGCGCTGTGTGGTGTGGGAATGAAAAATGAATATGCCGATCCGGTACG is a window from the Pyramidobacter porci genome containing:
- a CDS encoding ferritin-like domain-containing protein; protein product: MERNEKVIAGLQVIVTELSQQADGHAIQSRIFASEGFTKLADKYAAHAAEERGYVDKCIDRILDLGGEVKLEAKKEAPLYKDPVEWVKYDLQVSRTGLSWLAALVEEARTDYTTFDFLKKYYQDEEEDMYWGETQLELIECIGRQNWLVQQL